The Prochlorococcus marinus str. MIT 9301 genome window below encodes:
- a CDS encoding MSMEG_0569 family flavin-dependent oxidoreductase: MAEEFLNQISAKCSVIIIGAGQAGLSIAHSLQKKGIKPLILEKNYVGFSWKEQRWDSFCLVTPNWQCTLPDYQYSGKDPNGFMDKENIVKYLKKYSEFVKADILEGIEVKHLVKKNEKYFISTNRGNFEADQVVIATGAYHVPNRHPLSERLPTNILQIDAREYKNANTLPDGPVLVVGSGQSGCQIAEDLFFEKRKVHLSVGSAPRSPRMYRGRDVVDWLDRMGYYSMPIGEHDDPKSVRNKTNHYLTGRDNGREIDLRKRAIEGMNLHGRLKEITIDNIQFSNDLSKNLDGADSVYCRIRNSIDEWISKNNIEAPKGEIYTPCWEPTEDVKGTQLECKNLAVVIWCTGYKSDFSWVDISVFDGTGIPVHERGVTQSSGLYFIGLPWLYTWGSGRFCGVKDDANFLADIISLRSNKSAAAKEMLECKALLGS; this comes from the coding sequence ATGGCTGAAGAATTTTTAAATCAAATTTCTGCTAAATGTTCTGTCATTATTATTGGTGCAGGACAAGCAGGGTTGTCTATTGCTCATTCACTCCAAAAAAAAGGGATAAAACCTCTTATCTTAGAAAAAAATTATGTAGGTTTTTCTTGGAAAGAACAACGTTGGGATTCTTTCTGCCTTGTGACTCCAAATTGGCAATGCACACTTCCTGATTATCAATATTCTGGTAAAGATCCTAACGGTTTTATGGATAAAGAAAATATAGTTAAGTATTTAAAAAAATATTCTGAATTTGTAAAGGCTGATATTCTTGAAGGGATTGAAGTAAAACATTTAGTTAAAAAAAATGAAAAATATTTTATTTCAACTAACCGTGGAAATTTTGAAGCTGATCAAGTTGTAATAGCTACTGGAGCTTATCATGTTCCGAACCGACATCCTCTTTCTGAGAGATTACCAACTAATATCCTGCAAATTGATGCGAGAGAATATAAAAATGCAAATACATTACCAGACGGACCTGTCCTAGTTGTTGGCAGTGGTCAATCAGGTTGTCAAATAGCTGAAGATCTTTTTTTTGAAAAAAGAAAAGTTCATCTAAGTGTTGGGAGTGCTCCAAGATCTCCCAGAATGTATAGAGGAAGAGATGTTGTAGATTGGCTTGACAGAATGGGTTATTATTCAATGCCTATTGGTGAGCACGATGATCCTAAAAGTGTAAGGAATAAAACTAATCATTATTTAACTGGAAGAGATAATGGAAGAGAAATAGATCTTAGAAAGAGAGCAATAGAAGGGATGAATCTTCATGGGCGACTTAAAGAGATAACAATTGATAATATTCAATTTTCAAATGATCTTTCTAAAAATCTTGATGGAGCAGATTCTGTTTACTGTAGAATAAGAAATAGTATTGATGAGTGGATTTCAAAAAATAATATAGAAGCTCCTAAAGGAGAAATATATACTCCATGTTGGGAACCAACTGAAGATGTCAAAGGCACTCAACTTGAATGCAAAAACTTAGCAGTAGTGATTTGGTGTACAGGATATAAAAGTGATTTTAGTTGGGTAGATATCTCAGTTTTTGACGGAACTGGGATCCCTGTTCATGAAAGAGGTGTGACACAATCTTCTGGGTTATATTTTATTGGTTTGCCTTGGCTTTATACATGGGGCTCAGGACGTTTTTGTGGAGTAAAAGATGATGCAAACTTTTTAGCGGATATTATTTCATTGAGATCAAATAAATCAGCTGCTGCTAAAGAAATGCTGGAGTGCAAAGCTCTTTTAGGTTCTTAA
- a CDS encoding sll0787 family AIR synthase-like protein — translation MLDKLIKKLQTHSGIESKKDIQSAAKTFSHSPFSQLGKSAMLGDDAAVIPKQSGLLLMASEGISPSLVEKEPWFAGWSSVLVNISDIAAMGGKPLALVNSIWSDKNDLEKHNQILSGMNFACEKFNVPMVGGHSNQKSPYSALSVSILGLVDGPILSSRFAESEDELWIIANKDGCFFKDYPFWDAATKASATLLRKHFSLIPFLAKKNIIHAAKDISMGGITGTAVMFAESAGKTIEIDLEKIQRPEGVTEFDWLTCFPSYGFLCAIKPSKVPFLKEALRAYEELICCHVGNFKNGNSSVYIKNSNGAKLLWEEDTPLTGFTHTN, via the coding sequence ATGTTAGATAAACTTATTAAAAAATTGCAAACACATAGTGGTATTGAATCTAAAAAAGATATTCAAAGTGCTGCAAAAACTTTCTCACACAGCCCGTTCAGTCAACTTGGCAAATCTGCAATGCTTGGAGATGATGCTGCAGTAATCCCTAAACAATCAGGTTTGTTATTAATGGCAAGTGAGGGAATTAGTCCAAGCTTAGTAGAGAAAGAGCCTTGGTTCGCAGGCTGGAGCAGTGTATTGGTAAATATCAGTGACATCGCTGCGATGGGCGGTAAACCTTTAGCTTTAGTTAACAGTATTTGGAGTGACAAAAATGATTTAGAAAAACACAATCAAATTCTTTCTGGTATGAATTTTGCCTGTGAAAAATTTAATGTACCAATGGTTGGAGGTCACTCAAATCAAAAAAGTCCTTATTCTGCTTTATCAGTATCAATTCTTGGACTGGTAGATGGTCCTATTCTTTCTTCAAGATTCGCAGAGTCTGAAGATGAATTATGGATAATAGCCAACAAAGATGGATGCTTTTTTAAAGATTATCCCTTTTGGGATGCTGCTACGAAGGCATCTGCAACTTTACTTAGAAAACATTTTTCATTGATACCGTTTCTTGCTAAAAAAAATATTATTCATGCAGCCAAGGACATAAGCATGGGCGGTATAACAGGTACTGCAGTTATGTTTGCTGAATCTGCTGGAAAAACAATTGAAATTGATCTTGAGAAAATTCAACGCCCTGAAGGAGTAACAGAATTCGACTGGCTTACTTGTTTCCCCAGCTATGGATTTCTTTGTGCTATCAAGCCATCTAAAGTTCCTTTTTTAAAGGAAGCTTTAAGAGCATATGAAGAACTAATTTGCTGCCATGTCGGCAACTTTAAAAATGGGAATAGCAGTGTTTATATCAAAAATTCAAATGGAGCAAAATTACTTTGGGAAGAAGATACTCCTCTCACTGGATTTACTCATACAAATTAA
- a CDS encoding MSMEG_0567/Sll0786 family nitrogen starvation N-acetyltransferase: MFFIDPSSKDIGRSFSSAPYYFTPSVRSGIGIEEEDFMLSPNSNSENFSFHLLEENSPLIKDYWGLRKKIFCEEQNIFAESDIDEIDQVAYPIVSLNYGYGAKERVVGVVRIYETEKRKWYGGRLGVDSSFRKFNQIGKGLIWKAVTTANGWGCDQFLATVQIQNVRFFRRLKWNSIKQIEIKGIKHHLMEADLNYYKPSKLNRPGSYLVGSDHKKC; this comes from the coding sequence ATGTTTTTTATTGACCCCTCAAGTAAGGATATAGGCAGAAGCTTTAGCTCTGCGCCTTACTATTTCACGCCCTCTGTAAGATCAGGTATCGGGATTGAAGAAGAAGATTTCATGCTATCTCCAAATTCAAATTCTGAAAACTTTTCATTTCATTTGCTTGAAGAGAATTCTCCCCTTATTAAAGACTACTGGGGATTACGAAAAAAAATATTTTGCGAGGAACAAAATATTTTTGCTGAATCAGATATTGATGAAATTGATCAAGTTGCGTACCCAATAGTTTCTTTGAATTATGGATATGGTGCTAAAGAGAGAGTCGTTGGCGTCGTGAGAATTTACGAAACAGAAAAAAGAAAATGGTACGGAGGAAGACTAGGTGTTGATTCCAGTTTCCGTAAATTCAACCAAATAGGAAAAGGATTGATCTGGAAAGCAGTAACTACAGCAAATGGATGGGGATGCGATCAATTTTTAGCCACCGTTCAGATACAAAATGTAAGGTTTTTTAGACGACTTAAGTGGAATTCAATTAAACAAATTGAAATCAAAGGAATTAAACATCACTTAATGGAGGCTGACTTAAATTATTACAAGCCTTCAAAATTAAATAGACCAGGCTCATATCTAGTGGGAAGTGACCACAAAAAATGTTAG
- a CDS encoding high light inducible protein: MANSNVTTESGGRQNMFPTETRPYIDESVSYDSYPQNAEKVNGRWAMIGLVALVGAYVSTGQIIPGIF, encoded by the coding sequence ATGGCTAATTCAAACGTTACTACTGAATCAGGTGGCAGGCAGAATATGTTTCCTACTGAGACACGTCCTTACATAGATGAGTCTGTTTCTTACGACAGCTACCCACAAAATGCAGAAAAAGTTAACGGTCGTTGGGCAATGATTGGGCTTGTTGCGTTAGTAGGTGCTTACGTTTCAACTGGACAAATTATT
- a CDS encoding MSMEG_0572/Sll0783 family nitrogen starvation response protein: MPSVTRPANQPGEFLVDYEEKVFPDVKAEPGEKALLTFHTVAFEGSIGLVNLLQASRLINKGFETSILLYGPGVTLGLQRGFPKLGDAAFDGHLNFNARLEKFMGQGGKVYACRFALQALYGHGEGALTPGIKPISPLDVLDIVLMHRKEGAFILDTWTL; the protein is encoded by the coding sequence ATGCCATCCGTAACTCGTCCCGCAAATCAGCCTGGAGAATTCTTAGTTGATTATGAAGAAAAAGTATTCCCAGATGTTAAAGCCGAACCAGGAGAGAAAGCCTTACTAACTTTTCATACTGTCGCTTTTGAGGGATCTATTGGTCTTGTTAATCTTTTGCAAGCTAGTCGTCTTATAAACAAGGGTTTTGAAACTTCAATATTGCTATATGGTCCTGGAGTGACATTAGGACTACAAAGAGGCTTTCCAAAGCTTGGGGATGCAGCATTTGATGGTCATTTAAATTTTAATGCTCGCTTAGAAAAATTTATGGGTCAAGGCGGAAAAGTTTATGCCTGCCGATTTGCACTACAAGCTTTGTACGGACATGGAGAAGGAGCTCTTACTCCAGGGATAAAACCAATAAGTCCTTTAGATGTTCTAGATATCGTTTTAATGCATCGCAAAGAGGGGGCATTTATTTTAGATACTTGGACTCTGTAA
- a CDS encoding MSMEG_0568 family radical SAM protein, which produces MSEIGKIITDLQVNGISSTPKKGNRGRKGGAGPSDHRALTIEGKTVMVPVYNHLSKKSNYQLSEESDGQFILQNSEDSKIKELSTTKEPNFYSLKTKDGIPYKSIALLHSKDVLATTILQKCIRFRNREESCQFCAIEQSLKNEQTIVRKTPDQIAEVAEAAVRLDGIKQLVMTTGTPNTSDRGARIMAEAAKAVKAKVDIPIQGQCEPPDDPIWFQKMKDSGVDSLGMHLEVVEEEIRKKILPGKSEIPLERYYKSFEESVAVFGRGEVSTYLLAGLGDSKESLINCSKKLISIGVYPFIVPFVPIAGTPLEHHPSPSTDFMIDIYQSVSHLLNEGNIKSDEMSAGCAKCGACSALSLFES; this is translated from the coding sequence ATGTCTGAAATAGGTAAAATTATTACTGATTTGCAAGTTAATGGGATAAGTTCAACTCCCAAAAAGGGCAACAGAGGTAGGAAAGGAGGAGCTGGTCCATCGGATCATAGAGCTTTAACAATTGAAGGAAAAACTGTAATGGTTCCCGTTTATAATCACTTATCTAAGAAGTCTAATTATCAACTTTCAGAAGAGTCTGACGGACAATTTATTCTCCAAAATAGTGAAGATTCAAAAATCAAGGAATTATCTACAACAAAAGAACCAAATTTTTATTCTTTAAAAACAAAAGATGGTATACCTTATAAATCGATTGCTCTTCTTCATAGCAAGGATGTATTAGCCACAACTATTCTCCAAAAATGTATTCGTTTCAGAAATAGAGAAGAATCTTGCCAGTTTTGTGCAATAGAACAATCTCTGAAAAATGAACAAACCATCGTAAGAAAAACTCCAGATCAAATTGCTGAAGTTGCAGAAGCAGCTGTAAGACTTGATGGAATAAAGCAATTAGTAATGACAACAGGGACCCCCAACACTAGCGATAGGGGAGCGAGAATAATGGCAGAAGCAGCTAAGGCAGTTAAGGCTAAAGTTGATATTCCAATCCAAGGTCAATGCGAACCTCCTGATGATCCTATTTGGTTTCAAAAAATGAAAGACTCAGGTGTAGATAGTTTAGGCATGCATTTAGAGGTTGTAGAGGAGGAGATAAGAAAAAAAATTCTTCCCGGCAAATCTGAAATTCCTCTTGAAAGATACTATAAATCCTTTGAAGAAAGTGTCGCAGTATTTGGAAGGGGAGAAGTTTCTACATATTTATTAGCAGGATTAGGTGATAGCAAAGAATCTCTAATAAATTGCAGTAAAAAATTGATATCTATAGGAGTTTATCCTTTTATAGTTCCATTTGTGCCAATAGCAGGAACTCCTCTAGAACATCATCCCTCCCCAAGCACTGATTTCATGATTGATATTTATCAATCAGTCTCGCATTTACTAAATGAAGGCAACATAAAATCCGATGAAATGTCAGCTGGTTGTGCCAAATGCGGTGCCTGCTCAGCTTTATCCCTATTTGAGAGTTAA
- a CDS encoding protein adenylyltransferase SelO family protein has product MSTKSNSLKEKLTENFSEFSQLSDYSFMNSLNADPQSTKDGNDHKPRSVYSGHYVPVVPTAIPEPEYISHSKKLFKELRLSSNLTKDQNFCRFFSGDISVANYPMSPVGWATGYALSIYGTEYTQQCPFGTGNGYGDGRAISVFEGLFNGKRMEMQLKGGGPTPYCRGADGRAVLRSSVREFLAQELMDALGIPTSRSLTLYVSRSEIVRRPWYSKGSRYFEPDIMIDNQAAITTRVAPSFLRVGQIELFARRVRNNAHDEALNELKMIVKHLIHRNYKDEIDNEISIESKVIKLASLYRSRLISLIANWMRVGYCQGNFNSDNCAAGGYTLDYGPFGFCELFDPRFQPWTGGGEHFSFFNQPFAAAINFKTFCSSLSPLLSGNKQDQGKLDQIEKDFSELMNKELKKMWANKLGLEHYNETLINEFFNLMVISKADYTILFRKLSEIPDNSYSLKDSFYFPIDDELNNRWEVWLKNWQSILKKEGNIKAKSALMKSLNPVYTWREWMVVPAYEEAEKGNYKKIKELQDIFSNPYIEQPSEIDQKYNRLKPSQYFNYGGVSHYSCSS; this is encoded by the coding sequence ATGTCAACCAAGTCCAATTCATTAAAAGAAAAGCTTACGGAAAATTTTTCTGAATTTTCTCAATTATCCGACTATTCTTTTATGAATTCTCTTAATGCAGATCCTCAATCAACAAAAGATGGAAATGATCATAAGCCGCGTTCAGTATATTCAGGTCATTACGTACCAGTTGTACCAACTGCTATTCCAGAACCAGAATATATTTCCCATAGCAAAAAACTTTTTAAAGAACTAAGGCTAAGCTCAAATCTTACAAAAGACCAGAATTTTTGTCGTTTTTTCTCAGGTGATATTTCTGTTGCTAATTATCCAATGAGTCCTGTTGGTTGGGCAACAGGTTATGCATTATCTATTTACGGGACTGAATATACCCAACAATGTCCCTTTGGCACTGGTAATGGTTATGGCGATGGCAGAGCAATTTCTGTTTTTGAAGGTTTATTTAATGGGAAAAGAATGGAAATGCAACTTAAAGGAGGAGGTCCAACTCCCTACTGTCGTGGAGCAGATGGTAGAGCTGTCTTAAGATCTAGCGTACGAGAATTTCTTGCACAGGAATTAATGGATGCCTTAGGAATCCCTACCTCAAGATCCTTAACACTTTATGTTTCACGTTCAGAAATAGTTAGAAGACCGTGGTACTCCAAAGGGTCCAGGTATTTTGAACCTGACATCATGATTGATAATCAAGCGGCAATTACTACGAGAGTTGCTCCATCTTTTTTACGTGTAGGCCAGATTGAACTTTTTGCAAGACGAGTTCGTAATAATGCACATGATGAGGCCCTCAATGAACTAAAGATGATAGTTAAACATCTTATTCATAGAAATTATAAAGATGAAATTGATAATGAGATTTCAATTGAAAGTAAGGTAATAAAACTGGCTTCTTTATACAGATCAAGACTGATATCACTTATAGCCAACTGGATGCGAGTTGGTTATTGCCAGGGTAACTTCAATAGTGATAATTGTGCTGCTGGAGGTTATACCTTGGATTATGGCCCCTTTGGATTTTGTGAATTATTTGATCCAAGATTTCAACCATGGACAGGTGGAGGTGAACATTTCTCATTTTTCAACCAACCTTTTGCTGCGGCAATCAACTTTAAAACATTCTGTTCCTCTCTTAGTCCGTTACTTTCAGGAAACAAACAAGATCAAGGAAAGTTAGATCAAATCGAAAAGGATTTTTCAGAATTGATGAACAAAGAGTTGAAGAAAATGTGGGCAAACAAGCTTGGTTTAGAACATTACAACGAAACTCTAATAAATGAATTTTTTAATCTCATGGTCATTTCAAAAGCAGACTATACAATTTTGTTCCGTAAACTCTCTGAAATACCTGATAACTCATATTCGTTAAAAGACAGTTTCTATTTTCCAATTGATGATGAGCTCAATAATAGATGGGAAGTATGGCTTAAAAACTGGCAATCAATCTTGAAGAAAGAGGGAAATATTAAAGCGAAATCAGCATTAATGAAATCCCTTAATCCAGTCTATACTTGGCGCGAATGGATGGTGGTTCCCGCATATGAAGAAGCTGAAAAGGGAAATTACAAAAAGATAAAAGAGTTACAGGATATCTTTAGCAATCCATATATAGAACAACCCTCAGAAATAGATCAAAAATATAATCGACTAAAACCAAGCCAGTATTTTAACTATGGAGGCGTATCTCACTACAGCTGTTCTTCATAA
- a CDS encoding high light inducible protein yields MEFAKKIMTEKAEKLNGKAAMLGMFALVGAYYFTGQILPGIF; encoded by the coding sequence ATGGAATTCGCAAAAAAAATCATGACCGAAAAAGCTGAAAAGCTAAATGGTAAAGCAGCAATGCTTGGAATGTTTGCTCTCGTAGGAGCCTACTATTTTACTGGTCAAATTCTTCCAGGTATTTTCTAA
- a CDS encoding cupin domain-containing protein, whose translation MKLKKFVPFCFLFIGTLALPQPSLAEEKIEVIPIIQSSKGLSGKNFNYLEGKPELRLLKVKIPVGLKTPIHTHPSPMLIHVTRGRLKHVRGEEINFFRAGDAFIESNNGGPHYVKNVGKKPAILHVGVVSVVGMPTAINK comes from the coding sequence ATGAAATTAAAAAAATTTGTTCCATTTTGCTTCCTTTTTATTGGGACTTTAGCTTTACCACAACCTTCTCTTGCTGAAGAAAAGATTGAAGTTATTCCGATTATTCAAAGTTCAAAAGGACTAAGTGGTAAAAATTTTAATTATCTCGAGGGTAAGCCTGAATTAAGACTCTTAAAAGTAAAAATTCCAGTTGGCTTGAAAACTCCAATTCATACTCATCCTTCCCCAATGTTGATTCATGTTACTAGAGGAAGATTAAAGCATGTGAGGGGTGAAGAAATTAATTTTTTTAGAGCTGGTGATGCATTTATAGAGAGTAATAATGGTGGCCCCCACTATGTTAAAAACGTTGGGAAGAAGCCGGCCATACTTCATGTGGGAGTTGTATCAGTAGTTGGAATGCCTACGGCCATAAATAAATAA
- a CDS encoding type 1 glutamine amidotransferase, producing the protein MNAIRRLLVLQHLEIEGPGLFEQFAKERDLKIEIIRLDNKNALPQTKKGDLILIMGGPMGVKDIGRERYPWLKLERDFIKKELENERPIIGVCLGAQLLANAAGGDVEILKYGSPPRALPEIGWSQIFIDKSNKDFKALFEDPFHVLHWHGDRILLPNKAVLIASSARCKEQFFRIGNFAYGLQFHIETTGKMINKWIKEDKEFVIKGLGLNGQEILKEENKKYIDKTFSKRKLLISKLFELLDN; encoded by the coding sequence ATGAATGCAATAAGACGCCTATTAGTTTTGCAGCATTTAGAAATAGAGGGGCCAGGTCTTTTTGAACAATTTGCTAAAGAGAGAGATTTAAAAATAGAAATTATTCGTTTAGATAATAAAAATGCTCTACCTCAAACAAAAAAAGGCGACTTAATTTTAATTATGGGCGGACCAATGGGAGTTAAAGATATTGGAAGAGAGAGATATCCATGGCTTAAGTTAGAAAGAGATTTTATAAAAAAAGAATTAGAAAATGAAAGACCTATAATCGGTGTCTGCTTAGGTGCTCAATTGCTTGCGAATGCTGCTGGAGGAGATGTAGAGATTCTTAAATATGGATCACCTCCAAGAGCATTACCAGAAATTGGATGGTCCCAAATTTTTATAGACAAATCGAATAAAGACTTTAAAGCACTGTTTGAAGACCCTTTTCATGTACTACATTGGCATGGAGATAGGATTTTATTACCTAATAAAGCAGTACTCATTGCTAGTAGTGCACGTTGTAAGGAACAATTTTTTAGGATTGGTAATTTTGCTTACGGATTACAATTCCATATAGAGACGACGGGGAAAATGATAAATAAATGGATTAAAGAAGATAAAGAGTTTGTCATTAAAGGATTAGGCTTAAATGGTCAGGAAATTTTAAAGGAAGAGAATAAAAAATATATTGATAAAACTTTTTCAAAAAGAAAGCTTCTAATAAGTAAATTATTTGAATTATTAGATAATTAA
- a CDS encoding Nit6803 family nitrilase → MTKTFKVAAAQVRPVLFDLNGSLNKVILKIKEAATKDVKLIVFPETFLPYYPYFSFVEPPVLMGKSHMKLYEQAVEIPGPVTDLVGKSAKKNNIQVLLGVNELDGGSLYNTQILFNEKGEIILKRRKITPTFHERMIWGQGDGSGLEVVDTQLGKIGSLACWEHYNPLARFALMAKGEQIHCAQFPGSLVGPIFTEQTAVTMRHHALEAGCFVICSTGWLDSEDYEKITSDTNLHKAFQGGCHTAIISPEGKYLAGPLDEGEGLAIAEINLSLITKRKRMMDSVGHYSRPDLLSLKLNTSPNKVFEMTNKKNFIPKDLSAKDYLEEINHV, encoded by the coding sequence ATGACTAAAACATTTAAAGTAGCTGCTGCTCAAGTTAGACCTGTACTTTTTGACTTAAATGGTTCATTGAATAAAGTTATTTTAAAGATCAAAGAGGCAGCTACAAAAGATGTAAAGTTGATAGTCTTTCCAGAAACTTTTCTTCCTTACTACCCATATTTTTCATTTGTAGAGCCGCCAGTTCTTATGGGTAAATCTCATATGAAGCTATATGAGCAAGCAGTAGAAATCCCAGGTCCAGTTACAGACTTAGTTGGGAAATCAGCTAAAAAAAATAATATCCAAGTTCTTTTAGGAGTTAATGAACTTGATGGTGGAAGTTTGTACAACACTCAAATTCTTTTCAACGAAAAAGGTGAAATTATTCTAAAAAGAAGAAAAATAACTCCTACGTTTCACGAAAGAATGATTTGGGGTCAAGGCGATGGTTCTGGCCTAGAAGTTGTAGATACTCAACTTGGCAAGATAGGATCTTTGGCTTGTTGGGAGCACTATAACCCTTTAGCTAGATTTGCTCTTATGGCTAAAGGGGAACAAATACATTGTGCTCAATTTCCTGGTTCATTAGTTGGTCCAATATTTACCGAACAAACTGCAGTCACAATGAGACATCACGCTTTAGAGGCTGGCTGTTTTGTGATTTGCTCAACAGGATGGTTAGATTCAGAAGATTATGAAAAGATAACGTCCGATACCAATCTTCACAAAGCATTTCAGGGAGGATGTCACACAGCAATTATCAGTCCAGAAGGCAAATATTTAGCAGGACCACTTGATGAAGGAGAAGGATTAGCGATAGCAGAAATTAATTTATCACTGATTACTAAAAGGAAAAGAATGATGGATAGTGTTGGTCACTACAGTCGTCCAGATCTTCTTTCTCTAAAACTAAATACATCCCCTAACAAGGTATTTGAGATGACAAATAAGAAAAATTTCATCCCAAAAGATCTAAGTGCAAAAGACTATTTAGAGGAAATCAATCATGTCTGA
- a CDS encoding DUF1651 domain-containing protein: MEPKYLFGCSTSKPSGCLLNPEGSRIIFFEECKNSPKPNFKIYTHLFYTNHLGEPGGYKSSEKLNIDSAWEKWHELHQKGWTEVSHNYG, encoded by the coding sequence ATGGAGCCCAAGTACTTATTTGGTTGTAGCACTAGCAAGCCAAGTGGGTGCCTACTAAATCCCGAAGGCAGCAGAATTATCTTTTTCGAAGAATGCAAAAATTCTCCTAAACCTAATTTTAAAATTTATACGCATCTTTTCTATACAAATCACCTTGGAGAACCAGGAGGGTACAAATCCTCTGAAAAACTCAATATAGATTCAGCCTGGGAAAAGTGGCACGAACTTCACCAAAAAGGATGGACAGAAGTATCTCATAATTACGGATAA
- a CDS encoding MSMEG_0570 family nitrogen starvation response protein, which produces MPEINFQINLPDGKKVSLYSPSTVILEYLKPGDSLKISDFKSLAIQALHKASEKVRAKYGFACTRTLEEEEKILSWISNYDPDQLISIAME; this is translated from the coding sequence ATGCCAGAAATTAATTTTCAAATAAATTTACCTGACGGTAAAAAAGTATCTCTATATTCACCTTCTACAGTAATTTTAGAATATTTGAAACCTGGAGATTCCTTGAAAATATCAGATTTTAAGTCTCTTGCTATTCAAGCTTTGCATAAAGCTTCTGAAAAAGTCAGAGCAAAATATGGTTTTGCGTGTACTAGAACATTAGAAGAAGAAGAAAAAATACTAAGTTGGATTTCTAATTATGATCCTGACCAACTTATTTCAATAGCAATGGAATAA